The genome window CTGCTGCACGCCATTGAAGCCGAAGCGCTTGCCGATCTGGGTTTCGCCAGCCGGCATGACGCGATGTTGCTGGGCCTGTTCCAGCGCCCTTCCGCCCTGCCTTATCCAGAAACCGATGAAACCGTTGATTTCGGCGCGTCCAATGCGTTGCCCGCGGCTTTTGCCTTCGCGGTGTCGGCTTATGAAGAAGCCTCGCAACATGCGCTAGCGGCAGTTTCGACGGCCGATACCCCCAAACGTGCCCGTGCCTGGGGTGGATAACTCATCCGGCCGCTGCCTGTCCGCTATCCACTCGCTACCCACTCAACGCCATGCCGCTACGCGCCTCCTGGCCCACCCGTCCTTCTCCAGCCGATCTCTTCAACCAGCAGCGTGAAGACTGGTATCTCGCGCCGCGTCTCGCATTCGATGCCTGGCTAGCGCAACAGGCTTTTCGCGCTTCGTCAGCGGAGGTCTATCGGGCGCAATGGGGGTTGTTTCTCGACTGGCTTGCCGCACAAGGTCAAACCCTGCAAACGGTGGACACCCGCTCCATCGCGCTTTTCGTCGCCGGGCTGTCAATCCGCAAACCACAGCGCGCACGCTATCTGCGCTTGATCGAGCGAGTGCTGGACCATATCCGGGCGATTGAATTTGCCTCGACTAATCCCGCACGTTTTATTGCGCAAGATGGCGCAGCAGCATGGCGCGAGGCCGATAACAACGATCCCACCGGGTTCCTCAGCGCGGCGG of Paraburkholderia bonniea contains these proteins:
- a CDS encoding DUF2471 family protein; translation: MTDLTDHNLAARRYQNAARDLEHIVRGIAARYIGQQVPLTWRLLHAIEAEALADLGFASRHDAMLLGLFQRPSALPYPETDETVDFGASNALPAAFAFAVSAYEEASQHALAAVSTADTPKRARAWGG